The following coding sequences are from one Bradyrhizobium sp. WSM471 window:
- a CDS encoding class I mannose-6-phosphate isomerase: MTIEHAIVRTKPKPWGSLDLRPWSLASTSDGPIGELWFERPGLAAPKTALLLKMLFTTEPLSIQVHPDDAFARSIGLANGKTEAWYIVSAILGARVAVGLNHPRSAAELRTAITDGSIADIVDWQPVHPGDVIFIPAGTVHAIGAGIVLVEIQQHSDATFRLFDYGRERQLHIDNAVAVATAGPRGIQMPSKRLSAARTVLTVNSYFALEQTDLAPGSVWMLDAPKETWLLAIEGHAQLGSTRLAPGEAFFLEADHAEIEVGANGLKALLAYPGPKINPAALIKRSATSASRVPHAFPSPLVPSPFETAALK; the protein is encoded by the coding sequence TTGACGATCGAACATGCCATCGTGCGAACCAAGCCGAAGCCCTGGGGCAGTCTCGATCTGCGGCCCTGGAGCCTGGCGTCGACGAGCGACGGCCCGATCGGGGAATTGTGGTTCGAGCGTCCGGGCCTTGCTGCGCCGAAGACGGCGTTGCTGCTCAAAATGCTCTTCACCACCGAGCCGCTGTCGATTCAAGTTCATCCGGATGATGCGTTCGCGCGCTCGATCGGGCTTGCCAACGGCAAGACCGAAGCCTGGTACATCGTCTCCGCGATCCTCGGTGCCAGGGTCGCGGTGGGGCTGAACCATCCGCGCTCCGCCGCCGAGTTGCGAACCGCGATCACCGATGGCTCGATCGCCGATATCGTGGATTGGCAGCCGGTTCATCCAGGCGACGTCATCTTCATTCCTGCTGGAACCGTCCATGCGATCGGCGCTGGCATCGTGCTCGTCGAAATCCAGCAGCACAGCGACGCCACGTTCCGGCTGTTCGACTATGGACGCGAGCGCCAACTGCACATCGACAATGCCGTCGCGGTGGCGACGGCGGGCCCACGCGGGATCCAAATGCCTTCCAAGCGCCTGAGCGCCGCGCGAACGGTCCTGACGGTCAATTCCTATTTTGCGCTGGAGCAAACTGACCTCGCTCCAGGCTCCGTTTGGATGCTCGACGCACCGAAAGAGACCTGGCTGCTGGCGATCGAAGGCCACGCCCAACTCGGTTCGACCAGGCTGGCGCCGGGGGAGGCGTTCTTCCTGGAAGCCGACCATGCGGAAATCGAGGTCGGTGCGAACGGGTTGAAGGCGCTGCTGGCCTATCCCGGCCCGAAGATAAACCCTGCTGCGTTGATAAAGCGCAGCGCCACCAGCGCCAGTCGCGTACCGCACGCCTTTCCCAGCCCCCTGGTCCCGTCTCCCTTCGAGACCGCCGCGCTCAAATAA
- a CDS encoding EAL domain-containing protein yields the protein MSASDRAMTETPEVLLAALERADEGIVIVDSAHRITHFNAGAERIWKLARADVLGRDAEILTLKCLQADPVAEFRDEISLVRNDGSRIRAAISLSSIASEGITYRIVFARDVTADAERRARIGLLHAVSDQTNRAVLITDTEQNIVYVNAAFTTLFGYTSEEAEGRRARGLIAGRHTDRKAVAKLVKRLMDGGHRGEVEMLAYDKDGEEIWVCARIDAFRDRKGQVKHIFALLEDITETKQLHSLQQLIMGALADEVPIGEIADRLCRRVEQMAPDVVCSLLHVDAAGLIHPLGGPSLPEDYSRALEGVAIGPNVGSCGTAAFYGEPVLATDLETDPRWQPYKAMPLAMGLRACWSTPVKAKDGRVIATFAFYYREPRAPSNWHRRIVEACVNLGAFAIERKEARAEIARLAYHDILTGLPNRAQLRRLITTAIDACPTGSHVALAFLDVDHFKDVNDTLGHAAGDELLIQLAQRLREQIGPEDMLGRLGGDEFVILLPRRNAEGAERVAAGITEALAAPLRLGSRQLQMSASIGVSLYPDHATDIDTLMQQADAAMYMAKQAGRSTHRLFSAEMNGLTEQRLALIAALRRAIAEGALTLRYQPQIRSCDGAIHGVEALARWHDAELGDVSPAKFIPLAEECGLIEQIGLWSVREACRQMASWRRAGLDIPSVSVNLSPINFRNVTLAARLKDILAEYELPADALMLEITEGAFMQDSVAALETMNAIRELGVGLSVDDFGTGYSSLSRLAHLPIRELKIDRSFMRDIERDAGALAIATAVVRVGQGLGMTVVGEGVETEAQRKVLAELGCDVVQGFLYAPALAPVAFERWLIEHCAEQAQAMLARLDIAPAGATAVKRSA from the coding sequence ATGTCCGCCTCCGATCGTGCCATGACAGAAACTCCGGAAGTGCTGTTGGCCGCGCTCGAACGCGCCGACGAGGGCATCGTCATCGTCGACAGCGCGCATCGCATCACGCATTTCAATGCCGGTGCAGAGCGGATCTGGAAACTCGCGCGCGCTGATGTGCTCGGCCGCGACGCCGAGATTCTCACCCTCAAATGCCTTCAGGCCGATCCGGTTGCAGAATTCCGTGACGAGATCAGCCTCGTGCGAAACGACGGCAGCCGCATCCGCGCGGCCATCTCGCTTTCATCCATTGCAAGTGAAGGCATTACCTACCGCATCGTGTTCGCGCGCGATGTCACCGCGGATGCCGAGCGCCGCGCCAGAATCGGGCTGCTCCACGCCGTCTCCGACCAGACCAACCGCGCGGTGCTCATCACCGACACCGAGCAGAACATCGTCTACGTCAATGCCGCCTTCACGACGCTGTTCGGCTACACCAGCGAAGAAGCCGAGGGCCGCCGTGCCAGGGGGCTGATCGCCGGCCGCCACACCGATCGCAAGGCCGTTGCGAAGCTCGTCAAGCGCCTGATGGATGGCGGCCACCGCGGCGAGGTCGAGATGCTCGCCTATGACAAGGACGGCGAGGAGATCTGGGTCTGCGCCCGCATCGATGCCTTCCGCGACAGGAAGGGCCAGGTCAAGCACATCTTCGCGCTGCTCGAGGACATCACCGAGACCAAGCAGCTGCACTCGCTGCAGCAGCTCATCATGGGCGCGCTCGCTGATGAGGTTCCGATCGGCGAGATCGCAGACCGGCTGTGCCGCCGTGTCGAGCAGATGGCGCCCGACGTCGTCTGTTCGCTGCTGCACGTCGACGCCGCGGGCCTGATCCATCCGCTGGGCGGCCCAAGCCTGCCCGAGGACTATTCCCGCGCACTGGAGGGCGTTGCCATCGGGCCCAATGTCGGCTCGTGCGGAACCGCGGCCTTCTACGGCGAGCCGGTGCTGGCGACCGATCTGGAGACCGACCCGCGCTGGCAGCCTTACAAGGCGATGCCGCTCGCGATGGGCCTGCGCGCATGCTGGTCGACGCCGGTCAAGGCCAAGGACGGACGGGTCATCGCCACCTTCGCCTTCTACTACCGGGAGCCGCGCGCGCCGAGCAATTGGCACCGCCGCATCGTCGAGGCCTGCGTCAATCTCGGCGCCTTCGCGATCGAGCGCAAGGAAGCGCGCGCCGAGATCGCGCGGCTCGCCTATCACGATATCCTCACCGGCCTGCCGAACCGCGCGCAATTGCGGCGCCTCATCACCACCGCCATCGATGCCTGCCCGACCGGCAGCCACGTCGCGCTGGCCTTCCTCGACGTCGATCATTTCAAGGACGTCAACGACACGCTCGGTCATGCCGCCGGCGACGAACTCCTGATCCAGCTCGCGCAGCGCCTGCGCGAGCAGATCGGACCCGAGGACATGCTGGGGCGGCTCGGCGGCGACGAATTCGTGATCCTGCTGCCGCGGCGCAACGCCGAGGGTGCCGAGCGCGTCGCGGCCGGAATCACCGAAGCGCTGGCGGCGCCGCTGCGGCTCGGCTCCAGGCAGCTGCAAATGTCGGCGAGCATCGGCGTCAGCCTCTATCCCGATCATGCGACCGACATCGACACCCTGATGCAGCAGGCGGACGCGGCCATGTACATGGCCAAGCAGGCGGGACGCTCGACCCATCGCCTGTTCAGCGCCGAGATGAACGGGCTCACCGAGCAGCGGCTGGCCTTGATCGCGGCGCTGCGCCGCGCCATCGCCGAGGGCGCGCTGACCCTCCGCTACCAGCCGCAGATCCGCAGCTGCGACGGCGCGATCCATGGCGTCGAGGCGCTGGCGCGCTGGCATGATGCCGAGCTCGGCGACGTCTCGCCGGCAAAATTCATCCCGCTCGCCGAAGAGTGCGGCCTGATCGAGCAGATCGGCCTGTGGTCGGTGCGCGAGGCCTGCCGGCAGATGGCGAGCTGGCGCCGCGCCGGGCTCGACATTCCATCCGTGTCGGTGAACCTGTCGCCGATCAATTTCCGCAACGTCACGCTGGCCGCGCGGCTCAAGGACATCCTCGCCGAATACGAACTGCCGGCGGACGCGCTGATGCTCGAGATCACCGAGGGCGCGTTCATGCAGGACAGCGTCGCCGCGCTCGAGACGATGAACGCAATCCGGGAGCTCGGCGTCGGGCTTTCCGTGGACGATTTCGGCACCGGCTATTCCAGCCTCAGCCGGCTCGCCCATCTGCCGATCCGCGAGCTCAAGATCGACCGCAGCTTCATGCGTGACATCGAGCGTGACGCTGGCGCGCTCGCGATTGCCACCGCCGTGGTGCGGGTCGGGCAGGGCCTCGGCATGACCGTCGTCGGCGAAGGCGTCGAGACCGAGGCGCAGCGCAAGGTGCTGGCCGAACTCGGCTGCGACGTTGTGCAAGGCTTCCTCTACGCGCCCGCGCTCGCGCCCGTAGCGTTCGAACGCTGGCTGATCGAGCACTGCGCCGAGCAGGCGCAGGCGATGCTGGCTCGTCTCGACATTGCACCGGCCGGCGCAACCGCGGTGAAGCGGTCGGCGTAG
- a CDS encoding glycosyltransferase family 4 protein: MAAVNRIAFIGNSLPRRCGIATFTTDLQSAIAASRGDLETVIVAMTDHGQVYDYPATVGLEINDNRQDDYARAAAYLNAGGFEAVSLQHEFGIFGGEAGGHIMALLSRLTIPIVTTLHTVLSEPTEAQRDVIARIVECSSKVVVMAEKGRELLRSVYHVADEKIEIIPHGIPEFAFVEPDAAKAALGFSNKSVILTFGLLSPNKGIEVMIDAMPSILKTRPDAVYVVLGATHPNLVRDRGEAYREALMAHARQAGVEDHVVFLDQFVDKKTLLEFISMSDVYVTPYLSEAQMTSGTLAYSFGLGKAVVSTPYWHARELLADGRGILVPFGDAAALGVEIAKLLTNDVLRQAMRKRAYSSSRAMTWERTAERYMSVFENAGRRHRLKTIARTDTGTLLRDSRAPPEMQLGHFLSMCDDTGLFQHAVHSVPDRAHGYCVDDNARALLVACALNNPGEERLPEVLTARFAAFVQHAWNPDTRRFRNFMGFNRCWLEDRGSEDSHGRTLWALGVCALTDASPSRRSWAAALFSEAMATVESFRSPRAWAFVLLGLDAYCSAVPDDVQATRLRAVLADRLVLIFDTVATGDWVWFEDGLAYDNARLPQALIMTGLASKTSRYVNIGLESLRWLVERQTSAKGQFRPIGTAGFGDRRQPSQAFDQQPLEAAATIAACLAAWRADHDVEWKAEAARVFAWFLGSNDLSASLVDLETGSCRDGLHPDRPNENRGGESVVSYLLGLSEIRQIARLSESRAKPAPLVA; encoded by the coding sequence TTGGCTGCCGTAAATCGTATCGCATTCATCGGCAATTCGCTTCCCCGCCGCTGCGGCATTGCGACCTTCACCACCGACTTGCAGAGCGCCATTGCGGCGTCCCGGGGTGATCTGGAGACCGTCATCGTGGCGATGACGGATCACGGCCAAGTCTACGATTATCCTGCCACCGTGGGCCTGGAGATCAACGACAACCGGCAAGATGATTATGCCCGCGCGGCCGCCTATCTGAACGCCGGCGGCTTCGAGGCGGTTTCGCTGCAGCACGAATTCGGCATTTTCGGCGGCGAAGCCGGAGGCCACATCATGGCGCTCTTGTCGCGCCTGACCATACCAATCGTGACAACCTTGCATACAGTCCTGTCCGAGCCGACAGAGGCTCAGCGCGATGTCATCGCGCGCATCGTCGAGTGCTCGTCCAAGGTCGTCGTGATGGCTGAAAAGGGTCGGGAGTTGTTGCGCTCCGTCTATCACGTGGCTGACGAGAAGATCGAAATCATCCCGCACGGTATCCCGGAGTTTGCGTTCGTCGAACCCGACGCGGCCAAGGCTGCGCTCGGATTCAGCAACAAGTCGGTCATCCTGACCTTCGGATTGCTGTCGCCGAACAAGGGTATCGAAGTCATGATCGATGCGATGCCTTCGATTCTGAAGACCCGACCCGACGCCGTTTACGTCGTGCTCGGTGCGACGCATCCCAACCTCGTGCGAGACAGGGGTGAAGCCTATCGGGAGGCCCTGATGGCGCATGCGCGCCAAGCTGGCGTCGAGGATCACGTCGTATTCCTCGATCAGTTCGTCGACAAGAAAACGCTGCTCGAGTTCATCTCGATGTCCGACGTCTACGTGACGCCGTACCTCAGTGAGGCCCAGATGACATCGGGCACGCTGGCCTATAGTTTCGGCCTCGGTAAAGCCGTGGTTTCCACCCCGTATTGGCATGCCCGTGAACTATTGGCCGATGGCCGCGGCATCCTGGTTCCGTTTGGCGATGCGGCCGCGCTCGGCGTCGAAATCGCCAAGTTGCTCACCAACGACGTGCTTCGGCAGGCGATGCGCAAGCGCGCCTATTCGAGCAGCCGCGCGATGACGTGGGAAAGAACCGCCGAACGCTATATGTCGGTCTTCGAGAACGCCGGCCGACGGCATCGGCTCAAGACCATTGCGCGCACGGATACTGGTACGCTGCTGCGCGACAGCCGCGCCCCGCCGGAAATGCAGCTCGGTCATTTCCTGTCGATGTGTGACGACACGGGATTGTTTCAGCATGCCGTTCATAGCGTGCCGGATCGTGCCCACGGCTATTGCGTCGACGACAACGCCCGGGCGCTGCTCGTGGCCTGTGCGCTCAACAATCCGGGCGAAGAGCGGCTGCCGGAAGTCCTGACGGCGCGATTTGCCGCCTTTGTCCAGCACGCCTGGAATCCGGATACACGACGATTTCGCAATTTCATGGGCTTCAACCGCTGCTGGTTGGAGGACAGGGGGTCGGAGGATAGCCACGGACGCACGCTCTGGGCCTTGGGCGTGTGCGCGCTGACCGATGCCAGCCCGTCGCGGCGCTCATGGGCCGCGGCGCTGTTTTCCGAAGCGATGGCGACAGTGGAAAGCTTTCGTTCGCCCCGTGCGTGGGCGTTCGTATTGCTGGGCCTCGATGCTTACTGCTCGGCGGTCCCGGACGATGTCCAGGCGACCCGCCTGCGTGCCGTGCTTGCCGATCGGTTGGTCTTGATCTTCGACACCGTGGCCACCGGCGATTGGGTCTGGTTCGAGGACGGCTTGGCCTACGATAACGCCCGCTTGCCCCAGGCGCTGATCATGACCGGCCTGGCGAGCAAGACATCGCGTTATGTCAATATCGGTCTGGAGTCGTTGCGCTGGCTTGTGGAGCGCCAAACCTCAGCAAAAGGCCAATTCCGCCCGATCGGCACAGCGGGATTTGGCGATCGACGCCAGCCGTCGCAAGCCTTCGACCAGCAGCCGCTGGAGGCCGCGGCGACCATCGCGGCATGCCTCGCTGCGTGGCGGGCCGATCACGATGTCGAGTGGAAAGCCGAAGCCGCGCGGGTCTTTGCGTGGTTTCTAGGCAGCAACGATCTGTCGGCCTCGCTGGTCGATCTGGAAACCGGAAGCTGCCGGGATGGCCTGCACCCCGACCGTCCCAATGAGAATCGGGGAGGGGAATCCGTGGTGTCGTATTTGCTTGGTCTTTCCGAGATTCGGCAAATTGCCCGCCTCAGCGAAAGCCGGGCCAAACCTGCTC
- a CDS encoding ABC transporter substrate-binding protein codes for MYRSRSATCLVTTVVFLAATMLPAKADEIGVSEDAILFGQAAALEGPSSALGQRMRQGIVAAFTEVNAKGGVHGRKLQLISRDDGYDPDRSAAQTLRLIEEDKVFALIGAVGTPTAVATIPITSARNVPFIGPFSGAEFLRDLELANVVNIRASYGAEAEAWVKHLTEDRHFTRIAIFYQDDSFGRDGLSGVKRALAKRGLELAAEGTFERNTRAVASAWRTIKRVEPEAIVMVGTYGPCAEFIKLAHRSGARPTFVNISFVGAVALARELGPEGEGVVVSQVVPFPWDRSLKLVADYQAAQTAFDPALTPNFVSLEGYIAGRLAAAALEQAGPQPTRAGLLRAINDVGRFDISGSTITVGMRMLDAPPKVFLTVIQKDGTFKAVDRL; via the coding sequence ATGTATCGATCTCGATCTGCGACATGCCTCGTCACGACCGTCGTCTTCCTGGCAGCAACCATGCTCCCGGCGAAAGCCGACGAGATCGGCGTCAGCGAGGATGCGATCCTGTTCGGCCAGGCCGCAGCGCTCGAAGGTCCCTCCTCCGCACTCGGGCAGCGGATGCGGCAGGGCATCGTCGCAGCCTTCACCGAGGTCAACGCCAAGGGCGGCGTCCACGGCCGCAAGCTCCAGCTCATCAGCCGCGACGACGGCTACGATCCGGACCGCTCGGCGGCGCAGACGCTGCGGCTGATCGAGGAGGACAAGGTGTTCGCGTTGATCGGCGCGGTGGGCACGCCGACCGCGGTGGCGACCATACCGATCACCAGCGCGAGGAACGTGCCCTTCATCGGTCCGTTCAGCGGCGCTGAATTCTTGCGCGACCTCGAGCTTGCGAACGTGGTCAACATCCGTGCGAGCTATGGCGCCGAGGCCGAGGCATGGGTCAAGCACCTCACGGAGGATCGCCATTTCACCCGCATCGCCATTTTCTACCAGGACGATTCCTTCGGGCGCGACGGTCTTTCCGGCGTGAAGCGCGCGCTTGCCAAACGCGGCCTCGAGCTCGCCGCCGAAGGCACCTTCGAGCGCAACACCCGCGCGGTCGCTTCGGCCTGGCGCACGATCAAGCGCGTCGAACCCGAGGCAATCGTCATGGTCGGGACCTACGGTCCCTGCGCGGAGTTCATCAAGCTCGCGCACCGCAGCGGCGCTCGTCCGACCTTCGTCAACATCTCCTTCGTCGGGGCCGTGGCGCTCGCCCGGGAGCTCGGCCCCGAGGGCGAAGGCGTCGTCGTCTCTCAGGTCGTGCCGTTTCCCTGGGACCGCTCGCTCAAGCTGGTCGCCGACTACCAGGCGGCGCAGACGGCGTTCGACCCGGCGCTGACGCCGAATTTCGTGTCGCTCGAAGGCTATATCGCCGGCCGTCTCGCGGCCGCGGCGCTGGAACAAGCCGGACCGCAACCGACGCGCGCGGGCCTGCTGCGCGCCATCAACGATGTCGGCCGCTTCGACATCAGCGGCAGCACCATCACGGTCGGCATGCGCATGCTCGACGCGCCACCAAAAGTGTTTTTGACGGTGATCCAGAAGGACGGGACGTTCAAAGCGGTGGACCGGCTGTAG
- a CDS encoding EAL domain-containing protein, which produces MTGWWRAAPLLGLYRPALVAVGIGLLFSVVAAAAVARWEGRVNKIEFENAAETEVIVMQNGMSEYISRLVALRTLFESTNQEITRSEFETFSARLFERHPGMLRISWVPRVNRKERAEYEAAAITDGVSGYRIKSLQGDAFATAPQTDEYFPVLYSTQPKTSPVYGMDYATVPERRAVLERARDTDRVSAIRTRLYEPKAGGRLPDVLVAIPVYAKGTSRDTVVDRRRNLAGFVVGVFDLPLLIQSIRVTTGASPAVSVNVYPPFTGQIVGLEDMLPDYSSAPTAPQSMRDVARALHWSGNLKIGDMDWQVRAVPAAGGPLETTYDRAGAVLIVGMLLTLSLSTYLVLASRNSQRLSLANRRVLELAQTDILTGLPNRAFFLARLDELNGRLKDGGPTFSILMLDLDRFKNVNDSLGHGAGDVLLRQVAQRLKSALRPSDVLARLGGDEFAVIQEACEDQRVCSTELAGRIAKLVAEPFLLPGHRVEIGTSIGIAIAPDHGSDQEQLLKKADLALYRSKSSGRNCFTIYDKAMSAELEARSTLEGDLRDAIARCQLEVHYQPFVDALSGARRGFEALVRWRHPTRGLIAPDQFIPLAEETGLIVPLGEFVLRRACADAAGWPSDLAVAVNLSPIQFKEAELFEMISAALADSGLPPQRLEIEITESVLLERGVENHAFMERLKSIGIALALDDFGTGYSSLSYLTAFPFDKIKIDKSFIRNLTHQPRSSAIISSIVTLARGLDMSVTAEGVETREEYERLKALGVNFAQGYLFGRPHPIERILFDAPVKPSQRDAA; this is translated from the coding sequence ATGACCGGATGGTGGCGTGCCGCGCCGCTGCTCGGGCTCTATCGTCCTGCGCTCGTTGCGGTCGGAATCGGTCTTTTGTTCTCGGTGGTGGCTGCGGCCGCCGTGGCGCGATGGGAAGGCCGCGTCAACAAGATCGAGTTCGAGAACGCGGCCGAGACCGAAGTGATCGTCATGCAGAACGGCATGAGCGAGTACATCTCCAGGCTCGTCGCGCTGCGCACGCTGTTCGAATCGACCAACCAGGAGATCACCCGCAGCGAATTCGAGACCTTCAGCGCCCGCCTGTTCGAGCGCCATCCCGGCATGCTGCGCATCTCCTGGGTCCCGCGCGTGAACCGCAAGGAGCGCGCCGAATACGAGGCCGCGGCAATCACGGATGGCGTGTCCGGCTATCGCATCAAGTCGCTCCAGGGCGATGCGTTCGCGACCGCGCCGCAGACCGACGAATATTTTCCGGTGCTCTACTCGACCCAGCCGAAGACGTCTCCGGTCTACGGCATGGACTACGCGACCGTTCCGGAGCGCCGCGCGGTCCTCGAGCGCGCGCGCGACACCGACCGCGTCTCGGCCATTCGCACCCGCCTCTACGAGCCGAAGGCGGGCGGCCGGTTGCCCGACGTACTCGTCGCCATTCCCGTCTACGCCAAGGGAACGTCGCGCGACACGGTCGTGGACCGGCGCCGCAATCTCGCCGGCTTCGTCGTCGGCGTCTTCGACCTGCCGCTGCTGATTCAGTCCATTCGCGTGACGACCGGGGCAAGCCCCGCGGTCAGCGTGAACGTCTATCCGCCGTTTACGGGGCAGATCGTCGGCCTGGAGGACATGCTGCCGGATTATTCGTCGGCCCCAACGGCGCCGCAGTCGATGCGGGACGTCGCGCGCGCCCTGCACTGGTCGGGCAATCTCAAGATCGGCGACATGGATTGGCAGGTGCGGGCGGTTCCGGCTGCCGGCGGTCCGCTGGAGACGACCTACGATCGCGCGGGCGCGGTGCTGATCGTCGGCATGCTGCTGACGCTGTCGCTTTCGACCTATCTCGTGCTCGCAAGCCGCAATTCGCAGCGGCTGTCGCTGGCGAACCGGCGGGTGCTCGAACTCGCCCAGACCGACATCCTGACCGGATTGCCGAACCGCGCCTTCTTCCTTGCCCGGCTCGACGAGCTCAATGGCCGTTTGAAGGACGGCGGTCCGACCTTCTCGATCCTGATGCTCGACCTCGACCGCTTCAAGAACGTCAACGACTCGCTCGGTCACGGTGCCGGCGATGTGCTGCTGCGTCAGGTCGCACAGCGGCTGAAATCGGCGCTGCGCCCCAGCGACGTGCTGGCCCGGCTCGGCGGCGACGAATTCGCCGTCATCCAGGAAGCTTGCGAGGATCAGCGCGTCTGCTCAACCGAGCTGGCGGGGCGGATCGCCAAGCTCGTGGCCGAGCCGTTCCTTCTTCCCGGACACCGCGTCGAGATCGGCACCAGCATTGGCATTGCGATCGCGCCCGATCACGGCAGCGATCAGGAGCAGCTGCTGAAGAAGGCCGACCTTGCGCTCTACCGCTCGAAATCGTCGGGCCGCAACTGCTTCACCATCTACGACAAGGCGATGTCGGCCGAGCTCGAGGCGCGCAGCACGCTGGAAGGCGATCTGCGCGACGCCATCGCGCGATGCCAGCTCGAGGTGCACTACCAGCCGTTTGTCGACGCCCTCAGCGGCGCGCGGCGCGGCTTCGAGGCGTTGGTGCGCTGGCGGCATCCGACGCGCGGCTTGATTGCGCCGGACCAGTTCATCCCGCTTGCGGAGGAGACCGGGCTGATCGTGCCGCTCGGCGAGTTCGTGTTGCGGCGCGCCTGCGCGGACGCGGCCGGCTGGCCGTCCGACCTCGCGGTCGCCGTCAACCTGTCGCCGATCCAGTTCAAGGAGGCCGAGCTGTTCGAGATGATCAGCGCGGCGCTCGCGGATTCCGGGTTGCCGCCGCAGCGGCTGGAGATCGAGATCACGGAATCCGTGCTGCTGGAACGTGGCGTCGAGAACCATGCCTTCATGGAGCGGCTGAAGAGCATCGGCATCGCGCTCGCACTGGACGATTTCGGCACCGGCTATTCGTCGCTCAGCTATCTGACCGCGTTCCCGTTCGACAAGATCAAGATCGACAAATCGTTCATCCGCAACCTCACGCATCAGCCGCGTAGCTCCGCCATCATCTCCTCGATCGTGACGCTGGCGCGCGGGCTGGACATGTCGGTCACCGCCGAAGGCGTCGAGACCCGCGAGGAGTACGAGCGGCTGAAGGCGCTCGGCGTCAATTTCGCGCAAGGCTATCTGTTCGGCCGCCCGCACCCCATCGAACGCATTTTATTCGACGCGCCGGTCAAACCGTCCCAGCGCGACGCCGCCTGA
- a CDS encoding MFS transporter, producing MRLPFFYGWVVVAVTFVTMAIGVNARTAFSLFFPPIISEFGWERGVTAGAFSFGFVVSGMVSPLIGRLMDRAGPRAVMELGVVLMGGGLLLAPLTSEPWHLYVTIGVMVGAGSVCLGYSGQSLFLPNWFIRTRGLAIGIAFAGVGIGSVTLLPWVQHMIEGTGWRTACTAMGLMVLIVLAPINLFLHRRPEDIGLRPDGDAAPAAGAAKPVSNIVDPVWAGTEWTLRKAVATTRFWWIALGYFCGLYIWYAVQVHQTKFLLDIGFSPGVAVWALGIVSLLGIPGQILLGHVSDRIGREWVWAISCAGFAISFAALIALKFQPSLWLVYLMVFTQGALGYGLTSIMGAVVFEIFQGRHQGSIFGTIMLAALAGGAAGPWVTGLLYDRAGDYTLAFGVAIIVSGLSALSIWQAAPRKVRAVAGKLPAGAGAE from the coding sequence ATGCGGCTTCCGTTCTTCTACGGCTGGGTCGTGGTCGCGGTGACCTTCGTCACCATGGCGATCGGCGTCAACGCGCGCACCGCCTTCTCGCTGTTCTTTCCTCCCATCATCTCCGAATTCGGCTGGGAGCGCGGCGTCACCGCGGGCGCCTTTTCCTTCGGCTTCGTGGTATCCGGCATGGTCAGCCCGCTGATCGGCCGGTTGATGGATCGCGCCGGCCCGCGCGCGGTGATGGAGCTCGGCGTCGTTCTGATGGGTGGCGGGCTGCTGCTCGCGCCGCTCACGAGCGAGCCCTGGCATCTCTATGTCACCATCGGCGTCATGGTCGGCGCCGGCTCGGTGTGTCTCGGCTATTCCGGCCAGTCGCTGTTCCTGCCGAACTGGTTCATCCGAACGCGCGGCCTCGCCATCGGCATCGCCTTCGCCGGGGTCGGCATCGGTTCGGTGACGCTGCTGCCGTGGGTGCAGCACATGATCGAAGGGACCGGCTGGCGCACCGCCTGCACGGCGATGGGCTTGATGGTCCTGATCGTGCTGGCGCCGATCAATCTGTTCCTGCATAGGCGCCCCGAGGATATCGGCCTGCGGCCTGACGGCGATGCCGCGCCGGCCGCAGGCGCCGCAAAACCCGTCTCCAACATCGTCGATCCCGTCTGGGCCGGGACCGAATGGACACTCCGGAAAGCGGTCGCCACGACGCGGTTCTGGTGGATTGCGCTCGGCTATTTCTGCGGCCTGTACATTTGGTACGCAGTGCAGGTGCACCAGACCAAATTCCTCCTCGACATCGGCTTCAGCCCGGGTGTTGCGGTGTGGGCGCTCGGCATCGTCAGCCTGCTCGGCATTCCCGGCCAGATCCTGCTCGGCCATGTCTCCGACCGGATCGGGCGGGAATGGGTGTGGGCGATCAGCTGCGCGGGTTTTGCGATCTCTTTCGCCGCGCTGATCGCACTGAAATTCCAGCCGTCATTGTGGCTGGTCTACCTCATGGTGTTCACGCAGGGCGCGCTCGGCTACGGCCTGACCTCGATCATGGGCGCGGTGGTCTTCGAGATTTTTCAGGGCAGGCACCAGGGCAGCATTTTCGGCACGATCATGCTGGCGGCATTGGCCGGCGGCGCGGCCGGTCCCTGGGTCACCGGCTTGCTTTATGATCGGGCCGGCGACTACACGCTCGCCTTTGGCGTTGCCATCATCGTGAGCGGATTGTCGGCGCTCTCGATCTGGCAAGCCGCGCCGCGCAAGGTGCGCGCCGTCGCCGGCAAGCTTCCGGCGGGCGCAGGTGCCGAATAG